From Blastochloris viridis, one genomic window encodes:
- a CDS encoding ribonuclease D — MTLRFHRGDLPDLSHYGSSVAVDTETMGLLPHRDRLCVVQLSPGDGSADVVQIPPGAPKPENLIRLLADPRVLKIFHFARFDLAAIEHAFGIMPEPVYCTKIASRLVRTYTDKHGLKDLVRDMLGIDVSKQQQSSDWGAATLTDPQIAYAASDVLHLHALKNKLDVLLAREGRTELAQACFRFLPTRSRLDLAGWAEQDIFAHS; from the coding sequence ATGACCTTGCGTTTTCACCGCGGCGATCTGCCGGATCTGTCGCATTACGGTTCGTCCGTGGCCGTCGACACCGAGACCATGGGGCTGCTGCCCCACCGCGACCGGCTGTGCGTGGTGCAGCTTTCGCCCGGCGACGGCAGCGCCGACGTGGTGCAGATCCCGCCGGGTGCGCCCAAGCCGGAAAACCTGATCCGCCTGCTGGCCGACCCGCGCGTGCTGAAGATCTTCCACTTCGCCCGCTTCGACCTCGCCGCGATCGAGCACGCCTTCGGCATCATGCCCGAGCCGGTCTACTGCACCAAGATCGCCTCGCGCCTGGTCCGCACCTACACCGACAAGCACGGCCTCAAGGACCTCGTCCGCGACATGCTCGGCATCGACGTATCGAAGCAGCAGCAGAGTTCGGACTGGGGCGCCGCCACCTTGACCGACCCGCAGATCGCCTACGCCGCCTCCGACGTGCTGCATCTGCACGCGCTGAAGAACAAGCTCGACGTGCTGCTGGCCCGCGAGGGACGCACCGAGCTGGCACAGGCCTGCTTCCGTTTCCTGCCGACGCGGTCGCGGCTCGACCTCGCCGGCTGGGCCGAGCAGGACATCTTCGCGCATTCTTGA
- the truA gene encoding tRNA pseudouridine(38-40) synthase TruA: MPRYRLTIEYDGTPFVGWQIQAAGLSVQGVLTEAVRRLSGERVRLTGAGRTDAGVHALGQVAHFDLSRDWRPDTLREGLNAHLRPHPVAVLVAEAAADDFDARFSATRRHYRYVVVNRRAPLTVARDRAWRVIRPLDAGAMHDAAQLLVGRHDFTTFRAAECQANSPVKTLDRLTVTRAGAELAIEACARSFLHHQIRSITGSLVQVGIGKWTAADLRAALEARDRSRCGPMAPPDGLYLTAVEY, encoded by the coding sequence ATGCCACGCTACCGGCTCACCATCGAATACGACGGCACCCCGTTCGTCGGCTGGCAGATCCAGGCCGCCGGCCTCAGCGTCCAGGGGGTGCTGACCGAGGCGGTGCGGCGGCTGTCCGGCGAGCGGGTGCGTCTCACCGGCGCCGGCCGCACCGATGCCGGCGTCCACGCCCTCGGCCAGGTCGCCCATTTCGACCTGTCCCGCGACTGGCGGCCCGACACCTTGCGCGAGGGCCTCAACGCCCACCTGCGGCCGCACCCGGTGGCGGTGCTGGTGGCGGAGGCGGCCGCCGACGATTTCGACGCCCGCTTCTCCGCAACCCGCCGGCATTATCGCTACGTCGTCGTCAATCGCCGGGCACCGCTGACCGTCGCGCGCGACCGGGCCTGGCGGGTGATCCGGCCGCTCGACGCCGGCGCGATGCACGACGCCGCGCAGCTATTGGTCGGGCGGCACGACTTCACCACCTTCCGCGCCGCCGAGTGCCAGGCCAACAGCCCGGTGAAGACGCTCGACCGCCTGACGGTGACGCGGGCCGGCGCAGAGTTGGCGATCGAGGCCTGCGCCCGCTCGTTCCTGCACCACCAGATCCGCTCGATAACTGGCTCGCTGGTCCAGGTCGGCATCGGCAAGTGGACTGCAGCCGACCTCAGGGCGGCGCTGGAGGCGCGCGACCGCAGCCGCTGCGGCCCGATGGCGCCGCCCGACGGGCTCTACCTCACCGCGGTCGAGTATTAG
- a CDS encoding NAD(P)/FAD-dependent oxidoreductase — translation MTANRQTARRNSVAYPKSLWAAVTADGPTYHTLDGEATADVVVVGGGLVGLSAALQLAESGVDVAVVEAVEPGWGAAGRNNGQVIPTLTQHDPDDIVAREGEAGERFVGLLRNSAQTVFNTIKRLGIAAEAEQTGWMQPAHSSGRMRLAEQRVEQWAKYGAPVELLSRDQVREMTGSDVWHGGWLNRSGGLINPLALTRGLAQAVMVARGRVYAHAPVYGIRRDGDRWVVDAKSGRVTARALILATNAYTGEFSSLMGTPATDIRREIIPVMSWQIATEPLSAEIRQAVLPKRQALTDTHRDPHFIRWDVRGRLVTGGALMNPLSGAWNLKTHIARRLNELFPGRFEAARFEYAWHGRIAVTPDHFPRFHKLGPDAVGWAGCNGRGVALGVSVGKELAKSVMGVPDSEVALPFGPPTVVPYLPLVKAAAPLAVAFMRWQDQREVRDRPDA, via the coding sequence ATGACTGCGAACCGACAGACAGCCCGCCGTAACAGCGTGGCGTACCCGAAATCACTCTGGGCGGCGGTCACAGCCGACGGGCCCACCTATCACACGCTGGACGGTGAGGCGACTGCTGACGTCGTGGTCGTGGGCGGCGGTCTCGTTGGCCTGTCGGCGGCGCTACAGCTTGCCGAGTCCGGCGTCGACGTGGCGGTGGTCGAGGCGGTCGAACCCGGTTGGGGCGCTGCCGGCCGCAACAACGGCCAAGTCATCCCGACCCTGACCCAGCACGACCCCGACGACATCGTCGCCCGCGAGGGCGAAGCCGGCGAGCGGTTCGTCGGCCTGCTGCGCAACAGCGCGCAGACGGTGTTCAACACCATCAAGCGCCTGGGCATCGCCGCCGAGGCCGAGCAGACCGGCTGGATGCAGCCGGCCCATTCGTCCGGCCGCATGCGGCTGGCCGAGCAGCGCGTCGAGCAGTGGGCCAAATATGGCGCGCCGGTCGAGCTGCTGTCGCGCGACCAGGTGCGCGAAATGACCGGCTCGGACGTCTGGCACGGCGGCTGGCTCAACCGCTCCGGCGGCCTGATCAACCCGCTGGCGCTGACGCGCGGGCTCGCCCAGGCGGTGATGGTCGCCCGCGGCCGCGTCTATGCCCACGCCCCGGTCTACGGCATCCGCCGCGACGGCGACCGCTGGGTGGTCGACGCCAAGTCCGGCCGGGTGACGGCGCGGGCGCTGATCCTCGCCACCAACGCCTATACCGGCGAGTTCTCCTCGCTGATGGGCACGCCGGCCACCGACATCCGCCGCGAGATCATACCGGTGATGTCGTGGCAGATCGCCACCGAGCCGCTGTCGGCCGAAATCCGCCAGGCCGTGCTGCCCAAGCGCCAGGCGCTGACCGACACCCACCGCGACCCGCACTTCATCCGCTGGGACGTCCGCGGCCGCCTCGTCACCGGCGGCGCGCTGATGAACCCGCTGAGCGGGGCCTGGAACCTCAAGACCCACATCGCCCGTCGGCTGAACGAGCTGTTTCCGGGCCGGTTCGAGGCGGCACGGTTCGAATACGCTTGGCACGGCCGCATCGCCGTCACCCCGGACCACTTCCCGCGCTTCCACAAGCTCGGGCCGGACGCGGTGGGCTGGGCAGGCTGCAACGGCCGCGGCGTGGCGCTCGGGGTGTCGGTGGGTAAGGAACTGGCGAAGTCGGTGATGGGCGTACCCGACAGCGAGGTTGCGCTGCCGTTCGGCCCGCCGACCGTGGTGCCCTATCTGCCGCTGGTGAAGGCCGCCGCGCCGCTGGCGGTGGCGTTCATGCGCTGGCAGGACCAGCGCGAGGTTCGCGACCGCCCCGACGCGTGA
- a CDS encoding LptA/OstA family protein has translation MKRVLMPRVLIPIVLAAASLAAPAGAQQGNVPNALQGFAKNRDQPVRVEAASLEVRDRDRTAVFTGNVVVQQGDTTMRSKQLVIHYNLDADKGQDKGQAKGQAAKGQADKSQAAKTATEGVAPRQIERLEASGGVIVNTREQTATGDNGLFEMKKNTVTLSGNVVLMQGPNVLRGERLVVDLNSGVSRIEAGKGGSGRVQGLFVPGSEKSDKGDAKAESKGDSKTDPKPPRAPVSPMPLRGN, from the coding sequence ATGAAACGCGTCCTGATGCCGCGCGTCCTGATTCCGATCGTCCTCGCCGCGGCGTCTTTGGCCGCGCCCGCCGGGGCCCAGCAGGGCAACGTTCCCAACGCGCTACAGGGCTTCGCCAAGAACCGCGACCAGCCGGTTCGGGTGGAGGCAGCCAGCCTGGAGGTGCGCGACCGCGACCGCACCGCCGTGTTCACCGGCAATGTGGTGGTGCAGCAGGGTGACACCACCATGCGCTCCAAGCAGTTGGTGATCCACTACAATCTCGATGCCGACAAGGGGCAGGATAAAGGCCAGGCCAAGGGCCAGGCGGCCAAAGGCCAAGCGGACAAGAGCCAGGCGGCCAAGACCGCCACCGAGGGCGTGGCGCCGCGGCAGATCGAGCGGCTCGAAGCCAGCGGCGGGGTGATCGTGAACACCCGCGAGCAGACCGCGACCGGCGACAACGGCCTGTTCGAGATGAAAAAGAACACCGTCACGCTGTCGGGCAACGTGGTGCTGATGCAAGGGCCGAACGTGCTGCGCGGCGAGCGTCTGGTGGTCGACCTCAATTCCGGCGTCTCGCGCATCGAAGCTGGCAAAGGTGGTTCCGGCCGGGTCCAGGGCCTGTTCGTGCCGGGCAGCGAGAAGTCCGACAAGGGCGACGCCAAGGCGGAGTCCAAGGGCGATTCCAAGACCGACCCCAAGCCCCCGCGGGCGCCGGTGTCGCCGATGCCGTTGCGGGGCAACTGA
- a CDS encoding LPS export ABC transporter periplasmic protein LptC, protein MPHTTAPRTPGTQLDAVFEPRGDLDTVFRRALRHSRRVRFLRVAVPMVAIIAILAPLLFSAIRSISLTVPLGDFGRLVLTGNKLTMEAPRLAGFTKENRAYEVTAKRAQQDITHPYVVDLDEIQARIELTEGRIDMTAEHGQLDAKTELLTLSRGIFIRSSQGYEGHLTEAHVDVKAGTVVSPRPVDLKFLQGDLRADTMKLFNKDQMVRFDGNVVLNVKLPQSDGTPAADAGARP, encoded by the coding sequence ATGCCGCACACGACCGCTCCGCGGACGCCGGGGACGCAGCTCGACGCGGTATTCGAGCCGCGCGGCGACCTCGACACCGTGTTCCGCCGCGCGCTCCGCCACAGCCGCCGGGTGCGCTTCCTGCGCGTGGCCGTGCCAATGGTCGCGATCATCGCCATCCTGGCGCCGCTGCTGTTTTCGGCGATCCGCTCGATCTCGCTGACGGTGCCGCTCGGCGATTTCGGCCGACTGGTGCTGACCGGCAACAAGCTGACGATGGAAGCGCCCCGCCTCGCCGGCTTCACCAAGGAAAACCGCGCCTACGAGGTCACCGCCAAGCGGGCGCAGCAGGACATCACCCACCCCTACGTGGTGGACCTCGACGAGATTCAAGCCAGGATTGAGCTTACGGAGGGCCGCATCGACATGACCGCCGAGCACGGCCAGCTCGATGCCAAGACCGAACTCTTGACGCTCAGCCGCGGCATCTTCATCAGGTCGAGCCAGGGCTATGAGGGCCACCTGACCGAGGCCCACGTCGACGTCAAGGCCGGCACCGTGGTGTCGCCGCGACCGGTCGATCTGAAATTCCTGCAAGGCGACCTCCGGGCCGACACCATGAAGCTCTTCAACAAAGACCAGATGGTGCGGTTCGACGGAAACGTGGTGTTGAACGTGAAGCTGCCGCAATCGGACGGCACGCCTGCCGCCGATGCGGGAGCCCGTCCATGA
- the ppk2 gene encoding polyphosphate kinase 2, translating to MGHGRTTGKPANSPDATSRATAAPDARPHESEVLRAAREKAALESIWPTVNKPEPHTPPKHYRYVEELAHLQYELIKLQEWVRVQGLKVAVIFEGRDAAGKGGVIKRITEPLNPRTCRVVALGTPTERERGQWYFQRYAAELPANGEIVLFDRSWYNRAGVEHVMGFCTDDEYREFLRACPLFEEMLVRSGVKLIKYWFSVSDEEQERRFIERAQNPFKRWKLSPMDIESRARWVDYSKAKDVMFAATDTEVCPWNVVDADDKKRARLNAIAHLLTQIPYQHVEPAAIELPPRQPDTGYRRPKKSNQHFVPKIY from the coding sequence ATGGGCCACGGGCGCACCACCGGCAAGCCCGCCAATTCCCCCGACGCCACCTCCCGCGCCACCGCCGCGCCCGACGCCCGGCCGCACGAGAGCGAGGTGCTGCGCGCCGCCCGCGAGAAGGCGGCGCTGGAATCGATCTGGCCGACGGTGAACAAGCCGGAGCCGCACACTCCGCCCAAGCACTACAGGTACGTCGAGGAACTCGCCCACCTGCAATACGAGCTGATCAAGCTTCAGGAATGGGTGCGGGTGCAAGGCCTGAAGGTGGCGGTGATCTTCGAGGGCCGCGACGCCGCCGGCAAAGGCGGCGTCATCAAGCGCATCACCGAGCCGCTCAATCCGCGCACCTGCCGGGTGGTCGCGCTCGGCACCCCGACCGAGCGCGAGCGCGGCCAGTGGTACTTCCAGCGCTACGCTGCAGAATTGCCGGCGAACGGCGAGATCGTGCTGTTCGACCGCTCCTGGTACAATCGCGCCGGCGTCGAGCACGTGATGGGCTTCTGCACCGACGACGAATACCGCGAGTTTCTGCGCGCCTGCCCGCTGTTCGAGGAGATGCTGGTCAGGTCCGGCGTCAAATTGATCAAGTACTGGTTCTCGGTCAGCGACGAGGAGCAGGAGCGGCGCTTCATCGAGCGGGCGCAGAACCCGTTCAAGCGCTGGAAGCTGTCGCCGATGGACATCGAATCGCGGGCGCGCTGGGTGGACTATTCGAAGGCCAAGGACGTGATGTTCGCCGCCACCGACACCGAGGTCTGCCCGTGGAACGTGGTCGACGCCGACGACAAGAAGCGGGCCCGCCTCAACGCCATCGCCCACCTCCTGACCCAGATCCCCTACCAGCACGTCGAGCCGGCTGCGATCGAGCTGCCGCCGCGCCAACCTGACACCGGCTACCGCCGCCCGAAGAAATCGAACCAGCATTTCGTGCCGAAAATTTACTAA
- a CDS encoding EAL domain-containing protein: protein MLWGGVILKYYDDSRNDLKEAVSVIDNYSIVFEENVLRSIGEIDKSLLYTRRLIERRTGPDGFDRIVGSDDLISEIILQVAIADADGVLRASNAGPHPAPALDLNARDHVRIHRDAADDRLFIARPQIGRAAKQWQIELSRRFLNPDGSFGGVVVASLKPEHFTNFYNKLNFGASVSIALIGHDGVVRSSGGSAGGFHLGQNLSDTRFFERARNAAGTTFIDTNAFSGEKRLLAFQAVHGQPLWLNVSTAVDSVYVNALANLRVNVIVGLILTVVMLIAIERILRAEARARQKAEQLRCTLENMSQGIMMVTRDLEIPVINARCGELLDLPPDMVQHPPRFDALTTFQARRDADRRNGRRRAREVPHPPPSERCSETVREMADGTVLEVRSMPLPDGGLVQTFTDITQRRLAEARVARLASEDPLTGLLNRRVFRAMLEDIFPVDKALHPEAESQLALLFLDLDRFKVINDALGHRTGDRLLQEVAGRLRQAVEPGALLARLGGDEFAIAAPGPRSHAEVASLAARLLETVRPPLEIDGYQVRTGASIGIAIGPGDGADVEDLLKAADLALYAAKAESRGTYKFYNQKMSAALKDRREIETDLRAALERNELELHYQPIVSLQDSRISGFEALARWRHPTKGMIPPSQFIPVAEDSGLILSLGDWALAAACREATRWPGDLRVAVNLSPVQLLMPDLADTVAKLLAETGLAPHRLEIEITEQTVLADNEHTIATLRRLKEIGIRIAMDDFGTGYSSLSYLRTFPFDRVKIDRSFVADLKLGSDHAVIVQAVVSIAGALGITTTAEGVESEHQRDFLKALGCNEAQGFLFSPAIPADLIPRVLADRGYHPVLAA from the coding sequence ATGCTATGGGGTGGGGTTATATTAAAATATTACGATGACAGCCGGAACGACCTGAAGGAAGCGGTATCCGTCATCGACAACTACTCTATCGTTTTCGAGGAGAACGTACTGCGTTCGATCGGAGAGATCGATAAATCGCTGCTTTACACCCGCAGGCTGATCGAGCGCCGCACCGGACCGGACGGGTTCGACCGGATCGTCGGAAGCGACGACCTCATCAGCGAGATCATCCTCCAGGTTGCCATCGCCGACGCCGACGGCGTGCTGCGCGCTTCGAACGCCGGGCCGCACCCGGCGCCAGCGCTCGATCTCAACGCCCGCGACCACGTCCGCATCCACCGCGACGCTGCCGACGACCGCTTGTTCATCGCCCGGCCGCAGATTGGGCGGGCCGCCAAGCAATGGCAGATCGAGCTCAGCCGCCGTTTCCTCAATCCCGACGGCAGCTTCGGCGGCGTGGTGGTCGCCTCGCTCAAGCCGGAGCACTTCACCAACTTCTACAACAAGCTCAATTTCGGCGCCTCGGTGTCGATCGCCCTGATCGGCCACGACGGCGTGGTGCGCTCCAGCGGCGGCAGCGCCGGCGGCTTCCATCTCGGCCAGAACCTCAGCGACACCCGCTTCTTCGAGCGCGCCCGCAACGCCGCCGGCACCACCTTCATCGACACCAACGCCTTCAGCGGCGAAAAGCGCCTGCTCGCCTTCCAGGCCGTCCATGGCCAGCCGCTGTGGCTGAACGTCAGCACCGCCGTCGACTCGGTCTACGTCAACGCGCTCGCCAATCTTCGCGTCAACGTCATCGTCGGCCTTATCCTCACCGTGGTGATGCTCATCGCCATCGAGCGCATCCTGCGGGCCGAAGCCAGGGCCCGCCAGAAGGCCGAACAGCTGCGCTGCACCCTGGAGAACATGAGCCAGGGCATCATGATGGTGACTCGGGACCTCGAGATTCCCGTCATCAACGCCCGCTGCGGCGAACTGCTCGACCTGCCGCCCGACATGGTCCAGCACCCGCCGCGGTTCGACGCGCTCACCACCTTCCAGGCCCGCCGCGACGCCGACCGCCGCAACGGCCGGCGCCGGGCGCGCGAGGTGCCGCACCCGCCGCCAAGCGAGCGCTGCAGCGAGACCGTGCGCGAGATGGCCGATGGCACCGTCCTTGAGGTCCGCAGCATGCCGCTGCCGGACGGCGGCTTGGTGCAGACCTTCACCGACATAACGCAGCGCCGTCTGGCCGAGGCGCGCGTGGCGCGGTTGGCGTCCGAGGACCCGCTGACCGGACTGCTGAACCGAAGGGTGTTCCGCGCCATGCTGGAGGACATCTTCCCGGTCGACAAGGCGCTGCACCCCGAGGCGGAATCGCAGCTCGCCCTGCTGTTCCTCGACCTCGACCGCTTCAAGGTCATCAACGACGCGCTCGGCCACCGCACCGGCGACAGACTGCTGCAGGAGGTGGCGGGGCGGCTGCGCCAAGCGGTCGAGCCCGGCGCGCTGCTGGCGCGGCTCGGGGGCGACGAGTTCGCCATCGCCGCGCCCGGACCGCGTTCGCACGCCGAGGTCGCGAGCCTTGCCGCCCGGCTGCTGGAAACGGTGCGCCCGCCGCTCGAAATCGACGGCTATCAGGTCCGCACCGGCGCCAGCATCGGCATCGCCATCGGCCCAGGAGACGGCGCCGACGTCGAAGACCTGCTCAAGGCGGCCGACCTCGCGCTCTATGCGGCGAAGGCGGAAAGCCGCGGCACCTACAAGTTCTATAACCAGAAGATGAGCGCCGCGCTCAAGGACCGGCGCGAGATCGAGACCGACCTCCGGGCCGCGCTCGAGCGCAACGAGCTGGAACTGCACTACCAGCCCATCGTCAGCTTGCAAGACAGTCGCATCAGCGGCTTTGAGGCGCTGGCGCGCTGGCGCCATCCGACCAAGGGCATGATCCCGCCCTCGCAGTTCATCCCGGTGGCGGAGGATTCCGGGCTGATCCTGTCGCTCGGCGACTGGGCGCTCGCCGCCGCCTGTCGCGAGGCGACGCGCTGGCCGGGCGACCTCAGGGTCGCGGTGAACCTGTCACCGGTGCAGCTGCTCATGCCCGACCTCGCCGACACGGTGGCCAAGCTGCTGGCCGAAACCGGCCTCGCCCCGCACCGCCTCGAGATCGAGATCACCGAGCAGACCGTGCTCGCGGACAACGAGCACACCATCGCCACCCTGCGGCGGCTGAAGGAGATCGGCATCCGCATCGCCATGGACGATTTCGGCACCGGCTACTCGTCGCTGAGCTATCTGCGGACCTTCCCGTTCGACAGGGTCAAGATCGACCGCAGCTTCGTCGCCGACCTCAAGCTGGGCTCCGACCACGCCGTCATCGTCCAGGCGGTGGTCAGCATCGCCGGGGCGCTCGGCATCACCACCACCGCCGAGGGCGTCGAATCCGAGCACCAGCGCGATTTCCTGAAAGCACTGGGCTGCAACGAGGCGCAGGGCTTCCTGTTCTCGCCGGCGATCCCGGCCGACTTGATCCCCCGCGTGCTCGCCGATCGCGGCTACCACCCGGTGCTGGCGGCCTGA
- a CDS encoding methylglyoxal synthase, which translates to MSQSVSQPAPPHGRAIALVAHDLKKPALVAWCGRHLDQLRRFPLIATGTTGGRIQDAFPELQIERMKSGPQGGDQQIGARIVEGRVMALIFFVDPLTPMPHDVDVKALTRIATVYDIPCAQSSVTADCILYAIRDGHIAVG; encoded by the coding sequence ATGTCCCAGTCCGTTTCGCAGCCCGCCCCGCCGCATGGCAGGGCCATCGCGCTGGTCGCCCACGACCTCAAAAAGCCCGCACTGGTGGCGTGGTGCGGCCGGCACCTCGACCAGCTCCGCCGCTTTCCGCTGATCGCCACCGGCACCACCGGCGGCCGGATCCAGGATGCCTTTCCGGAGCTTCAGATCGAGCGGATGAAAAGCGGACCGCAGGGCGGCGACCAGCAGATCGGCGCCCGCATCGTCGAGGGCCGGGTGATGGCGCTGATCTTCTTCGTCGACCCGCTGACGCCGATGCCGCACGACGTCGACGTCAAGGCGCTGACCCGCATCGCCACCGTCTACGACATCCCGTGCGCGCAATCGTCCGTCACCGCCGACTGTATCCTGTACGCCATCCGCGACGGCCACATCGCCGTCGGCTGA
- a CDS encoding pyridoxamine 5'-phosphate oxidase family protein, which translates to MNRAFKDAIVKLLGEHRVLTLATVRPDGWPHATLVGFCNDGLALYMFVSRDSQKVRNIRHEPRVSAAVGSDTRRPLDIKGLSLAGRAVVVEDRSEIEHARTLYLQRYPEYRVLPAPNPAEIAMLRLVPDVVSVTDYSKGFGHADLVSVSADDVEEIVDQHRRHWAG; encoded by the coding sequence ATGAACCGTGCCTTCAAGGACGCCATCGTCAAGCTGCTGGGCGAGCATCGCGTGCTGACGCTGGCCACGGTTCGTCCCGATGGCTGGCCACACGCCACCCTGGTCGGCTTCTGCAACGACGGCTTGGCGCTCTACATGTTCGTCAGCCGCGACAGCCAGAAGGTCCGCAACATCCGGCACGAGCCGCGGGTGTCGGCGGCGGTCGGAAGCGATACCCGCCGGCCGCTCGACATCAAGGGCCTGTCGCTGGCCGGCCGCGCGGTGGTGGTCGAGGACCGCAGCGAGATCGAGCACGCCCGCACGCTCTATCTGCAACGCTACCCGGAATACCGCGTGCTGCCGGCGCCCAACCCGGCGGAGATCGCCATGCTGCGGCTGGTGCCGGACGTGGTGTCGGTGACCGACTACTCGAAGGGCTTCGGCCACGCCGATCTGGTGTCGGTGTCGGCCGACGACGTCGAGGAAATCGTCGATCAGCACCGCCGCCACTGGGCGGGCTAA
- a CDS encoding DctP family TRAP transporter solute-binding subunit — MAVTRSSRLAGWLAAAGTAAARVVLAAVGALAVAALPASAQTTLTIQHPLPLNSHYGAGASAFKDAFERLTDGRYRVVVQRNDNEREMMESLQIGTLDFSVSSTGPVGNFVPESKNLDVPFLFRDTAHARGVLDGDIGNEILAAFERRGLTGVIWLENGFRHLTNSRRPVVTPDDIKGLKIRTMENQVHMRAFETLGALPTPMTFSEIITALQQGTVDGQENPITVIVSNNLDQVQKYLSLTGHVYSPAVLVAAPATVARFSAADRAAMIEAARAAQTANRDRVSADEATGVAELRRRGMSVVTDIDRAKFEAALAPAYAVYAKELDGNLIARIRAAAPSQ, encoded by the coding sequence ATGGCGGTGACACGATCGAGCCGGCTGGCGGGTTGGCTGGCCGCCGCCGGCACCGCTGCTGCCAGGGTCGTGCTGGCCGCGGTCGGCGCCCTTGCGGTAGCGGCGCTGCCGGCGTCGGCCCAGACCACGCTGACCATCCAGCATCCGCTACCGCTCAACAGTCATTATGGTGCCGGCGCCAGCGCCTTCAAGGACGCCTTCGAGCGGCTGACCGACGGGCGTTACCGCGTGGTGGTCCAACGTAACGACAACGAGCGCGAGATGATGGAGAGCCTGCAGATCGGTACGCTCGACTTCTCCGTCTCATCGACCGGGCCGGTCGGCAATTTCGTGCCCGAATCCAAAAATCTCGACGTGCCGTTTCTGTTTCGCGACACCGCCCACGCCCGCGGCGTGCTGGACGGCGACATCGGCAACGAGATCCTCGCTGCGTTCGAGCGGCGCGGCCTCACCGGGGTGATCTGGCTGGAGAACGGCTTCCGCCATCTCACCAACAGCCGGCGCCCGGTGGTGACGCCCGACGACATCAAGGGCCTGAAGATCCGCACCATGGAGAATCAGGTGCACATGCGCGCATTCGAGACGCTGGGCGCGCTGCCGACCCCGATGACCTTCAGCGAGATCATTACTGCGCTGCAGCAGGGCACGGTCGACGGCCAGGAGAACCCCATCACCGTGATCGTCTCCAACAATCTCGACCAGGTGCAGAAATATCTCTCGCTCACCGGCCACGTCTATTCGCCGGCGGTGCTGGTGGCCGCCCCGGCCACGGTGGCGCGGTTCTCGGCGGCGGACCGCGCCGCGATGATCGAGGCAGCCCGCGCCGCGCAGACGGCCAACCGCGACCGCGTCAGCGCCGACGAGGCGACCGGGGTCGCGGAGCTGCGGCGCCGCGGCATGAGCGTCGTCACCGACATCGACCGCGCCAAGTTCGAGGCGGCGCTGGCGCCGGCCTACGCGGTCTATGCCAAGGAGCTCGACGGCAACCTCATCGCCCGCATCCGCGCCGCTGCGCCATCGCAGTGA